In a single window of the Pseudomonas entomophila genome:
- a CDS encoding TDT family transporter: MPCPQTRAPSWRPFSQLAHPREVIRQFTPNWFAATMGTGVLALALHQVQVPMLDAVAEGLWWSTIGLFVLFCVLYGARWLLFFDEARRIFAHSTVSMFFGTIPMGLATILNGALVFGLAHWGEAVVPWVEMLWWLDVGLALLCGVAIPYLMFTRQEHSIDQMTAVWLLPVVAAEVAAASGGLLAPHLMDVHRQFLVVITSYVMWAVSLPVAFSILTILMLRMALHKLPPANMAASSWLALGPIGTGALGMLVLGGDAPAVFAANGLGSLGEVARGLGLVAGIVLWGAGLWWLLTAVLITLRYMRQGMPFNLGWWGFTFPLGVYCLATLKLAAWLGLGFFTVFGLVLVVALALLWLLVASRTVRGAWRGELFVSPCIAQA; this comes from the coding sequence ATGCCATGCCCCCAGACTCGCGCACCGTCGTGGCGCCCCTTCAGCCAGTTGGCCCATCCCCGCGAGGTGATCCGCCAGTTCACCCCCAACTGGTTTGCCGCGACCATGGGGACTGGCGTGCTGGCGCTGGCCCTGCATCAAGTCCAGGTGCCAATGCTCGATGCCGTGGCCGAGGGCCTGTGGTGGTCGACCATCGGCCTGTTCGTCCTATTCTGTGTCCTGTATGGCGCACGCTGGCTGCTGTTCTTCGACGAGGCACGGCGAATCTTCGCCCACTCCACCGTGTCGATGTTCTTCGGCACCATCCCCATGGGCCTGGCCACCATCCTCAACGGTGCGCTGGTATTCGGCCTGGCACACTGGGGCGAGGCCGTAGTGCCGTGGGTCGAAATGCTCTGGTGGCTGGACGTGGGCCTGGCGTTGCTGTGCGGCGTGGCCATTCCCTACCTGATGTTCACCCGCCAGGAACACAGCATCGACCAGATGACCGCGGTGTGGCTGTTGCCGGTGGTGGCGGCGGAGGTCGCCGCAGCCAGTGGCGGGCTGCTGGCGCCACACCTGATGGATGTGCACCGACAGTTCCTGGTGGTGATCACCAGCTACGTGATGTGGGCCGTGTCGTTGCCGGTGGCCTTCAGTATCCTCACCATCCTCATGCTGCGCATGGCCCTGCACAAGCTGCCACCGGCCAACATGGCGGCGTCGAGCTGGCTGGCGCTGGGGCCGATCGGCACCGGCGCGCTGGGCATGCTGGTGCTGGGGGGGGATGCGCCGGCGGTGTTCGCCGCCAATGGTCTTGGCAGCTTGGGTGAAGTGGCCCGGGGCCTCGGCCTGGTGGCCGGCATCGTGCTCTGGGGCGCCGGTTTGTGGTGGCTGCTGACGGCGGTGTTGATCACCCTGCGCTACATGCGCCAGGGCATGCCGTTCAACCTGGGCTGGTGGGGCTTCACCTTCCCGCTGGGGGTGTACTGCCTGGCAACCCTGAAGCTGGCGGCCTGGCTGGGGCTTGGGTTCTTCACTGTGTTCGGCCTGGTACTGGTGGTGGCGCTGGCACTGCTGTGGCTGCTGGTGGCCAGCCGGACTGTGCGTGGGGCCTGGCGAGGCGAGTTGTTCGTGTCGCCCTGCATCGCGCAGGCTTGA